One Calditrichota bacterium genomic window carries:
- a CDS encoding helix-turn-helix transcriptional regulator: MKNNFDHLSGTILEKLARFFWVFSDPSRLKIIVFLLNTGQEACCVNKIAASLGMNQPAVSQHLRALKDAHLVKVVREKQFYRYSIADAHVKDVLTVGLQHLWEETGGRE, from the coding sequence ATGAAAAATAATTTTGATCACTTGTCGGGCACAATCCTTGAAAAACTCGCCCGATTTTTCTGGGTTTTTTCCGATCCGTCGCGGCTAAAAATTATCGTGTTCCTTTTGAACACCGGCCAAGAGGCCTGCTGCGTGAACAAAATTGCGGCCTCTCTGGGAATGAATCAACCCGCGGTGTCCCAGCATTTGCGCGCGCTGAAAGACGCTCATCTCGTAAAGGTGGTCCGCGAGAAACAGTTTTACCGCTATTCAATCGCCGACGCGCATGTGAAAGACGTATTAACCGTTGGACTCCAGCATCTTTGGGAAGAAACAGGAGGCAGGGAATGA
- a CDS encoding FAD-dependent oxidoreductase has product MRYGHLFSGLQVGRLILKNRIIFLPISTNLAAVTGEVTPEFVDHYKRRAQGGAAIITLENMCIQFPEARHGATQPRIDDDSFIPGLSRVAYEIHRYGSLAFMELTHPGLYADLTLSEGRTPVAPSAVNLRKDQVFPEELTEEKIEEIADLFAQSALRARKAHFDGVEIEAAHGLLVNQFLSPLTNKRTDRYGGSLENRVRFARLILERILDVCGEDYTVTARIGAIDFVDGGISIEEGAETARLFGEMGYAAVHADVGFGSKEKRLEPMAYPEAWRGYLAAAFKKASVSVPVIAVGMIRNPGRAEEILEKGEADLIGLGRPLIADPDWPIKAQNDREKAIKRCIGCSECIKAARHEEGTAIRCGVNPSVGKLESDEMLLPIPHPKKVLIIGAGPTGLEAAVTLKKRGHHVTLWEKEKYIGGALKLGCVPPGKEKIHWLIEYYEFMLEDLKIPIDFEKTATVEAIKAFGPEVVLLSQGAEYSMPPIKGFDCGHVLSFAEVLKGDCQITNSRVVVGGGGLVGCETALYLREQGNEVTLVEMLPDVAIGMEPISRDYLLRELKEKGVQIKTSAPVREIKERSVWIGTDSASEGIPADYFVAAFGGRPDHALYNKLRLKYEVHLLGDAAQVGKIIDAVQNGYGIGKMI; this is encoded by the coding sequence ATGAGGTACGGACATTTGTTTTCGGGATTGCAAGTAGGGCGACTGATTTTGAAAAATCGCATTATTTTTCTGCCGATTTCCACCAATTTGGCGGCGGTCACAGGAGAGGTAACGCCCGAGTTTGTGGATCATTACAAGCGCCGGGCGCAGGGCGGTGCAGCGATTATCACGCTGGAAAATATGTGCATTCAATTTCCAGAGGCGCGCCATGGCGCTACGCAGCCGCGCATCGATGACGATTCCTTTATTCCCGGATTGAGCCGGGTGGCCTACGAAATTCACCGCTACGGGAGTCTGGCGTTCATGGAATTGACCCACCCCGGGCTGTATGCCGATCTCACGTTATCCGAGGGACGTACGCCGGTGGCGCCGTCGGCCGTCAATCTTCGAAAGGACCAGGTGTTTCCGGAAGAATTGACCGAAGAAAAAATCGAAGAAATTGCGGACCTGTTTGCTCAATCGGCCCTGCGAGCCCGGAAGGCGCATTTTGACGGCGTGGAAATCGAAGCCGCTCACGGACTGCTGGTCAATCAGTTTCTTTCACCCCTGACCAACAAACGAACCGATCGCTACGGAGGGTCGCTGGAAAATCGGGTGCGGTTTGCCCGATTGATCCTGGAGCGCATTCTCGACGTGTGCGGGGAGGATTACACCGTCACGGCGCGGATTGGCGCCATTGATTTTGTGGACGGGGGCATTTCGATTGAAGAAGGGGCAGAGACGGCCCGCCTGTTTGGTGAGATGGGTTACGCAGCCGTCCATGCAGACGTGGGGTTTGGCAGCAAAGAAAAGCGCCTGGAGCCGATGGCCTATCCGGAGGCCTGGCGCGGGTACCTGGCAGCCGCATTCAAAAAGGCAAGCGTTTCGGTACCGGTCATTGCTGTGGGAATGATTCGCAATCCCGGGCGGGCGGAGGAAATTCTGGAGAAGGGCGAGGCCGATCTGATTGGATTGGGGCGCCCCCTGATTGCCGATCCGGATTGGCCGATCAAGGCGCAAAATGACCGGGAGAAAGCCATCAAGCGCTGTATCGGGTGCAGCGAGTGCATTAAAGCCGCCCGGCACGAAGAAGGAACGGCCATTCGGTGCGGGGTAAACCCCTCGGTAGGCAAACTGGAATCGGATGAAATGTTACTGCCGATACCTCATCCCAAAAAGGTTTTAATTATTGGCGCTGGTCCGACGGGACTTGAGGCGGCGGTCACACTGAAAAAGCGCGGCCATCACGTCACTCTCTGGGAAAAGGAAAAATACATTGGCGGAGCTTTGAAACTCGGTTGTGTGCCTCCTGGTAAAGAGAAAATCCATTGGCTGATTGAATATTACGAATTTATGCTTGAAGATCTAAAAATTCCTATTGATTTTGAAAAAACGGCCACAGTGGAAGCCATTAAAGCCTTTGGGCCGGAAGTCGTCTTGCTGAGTCAAGGTGCGGAATATTCGATGCCGCCCATCAAAGGATTTGATTGTGGCCATGTGTTGAGTTTTGCCGAGGTGTTAAAAGGGGATTGTCAGATTACAAACAGTCGCGTGGTAGTGGGAGGTGGGGGATTGGTAGGCTGTGAAACCGCCCTTTACTTGCGGGAACAGGGAAACGAGGTGACCCTTGTGGAAATGCTTCCGGACGTGGCAATTGGCATGGAGCCGATCAGCCGAGATTATTTGCTGCGGGAATTGAAAGAAAAGGGGGTCCAGATTAAGACCTCCGCCCCGGTTCGAGAGATCAAAGAAAGAAGCGTGTGGATTGGCACGGATAGCGCCAGCGAGGGAATTCCGGCCGATTATTTTGTAGCAGCGTTTGGCGGAAGACCGGATCACGCTTTGTACAATAAACTTAGACTAAAATATGAGGTGCACCTGTTAGGTGATGCGGCCCAGGTGGGAAAGATCATTGACGCCGTGCAGAATGGGTATGGAATAGGGAAGATGATTTAA